Proteins from a single region of Sphaerochaeta globosa str. Buddy:
- the dusB gene encoding tRNA dihydrouridine synthase DusB, with amino-acid sequence MNEQQLYHPVQIGAVHTTGNLFLAPLAGYTDIPFRTLCIEHGADFTFTEMVSAEGLSREGEKTMELMYRAPNEKQYAIQLFMSNTDSLKQALEQLLPFHPEVIDINCGCPVPKVTKTGAGSAMMKTPSLITDVVRTITAEVDIPVSVKFRTGWDAQSENFLEFAQAALDGGASALTLHARTRSQGYAPFADWSKLRALKQYCLTHGYTVPVFGSGDLFIAEDAIRMLQETGIDAVMFARGAIGNPFIFSQAKALLEGREKPEITKLMRVEAIIRHLDLMIETFGEKTACTLMRKHTCSYLKGIANTSPIKQAVVQAVKREHYLDALSPLVDL; translated from the coding sequence ATGAACGAACAGCAACTTTATCACCCTGTCCAGATAGGTGCGGTACACACAACGGGAAATCTCTTTCTTGCACCGCTTGCCGGCTATACGGACATTCCATTCAGAACGCTCTGCATCGAACATGGAGCCGATTTCACTTTCACCGAGATGGTCAGCGCAGAAGGGCTCTCCCGTGAGGGTGAAAAAACCATGGAACTGATGTACCGTGCCCCAAATGAGAAGCAATATGCAATCCAGCTCTTCATGAGCAATACCGATTCGCTGAAGCAAGCACTTGAGCAATTGCTACCTTTCCATCCCGAAGTCATCGATATCAACTGCGGATGTCCAGTCCCCAAGGTTACCAAAACAGGGGCAGGTTCTGCGATGATGAAAACGCCATCGCTGATCACCGATGTGGTGAGAACCATTACCGCTGAGGTCGATATCCCGGTTTCGGTCAAGTTCCGTACCGGGTGGGATGCACAAAGTGAAAACTTTCTTGAGTTCGCCCAAGCTGCCTTGGATGGTGGAGCATCGGCACTCACCCTGCATGCCCGTACGCGAAGCCAAGGCTATGCCCCGTTTGCAGACTGGTCCAAGCTGAGGGCTCTCAAGCAATACTGCCTTACGCATGGATATACTGTTCCCGTCTTTGGTTCTGGAGATCTCTTCATTGCCGAGGATGCCATACGCATGCTGCAGGAAACTGGAATCGATGCTGTCATGTTCGCACGCGGCGCTATTGGAAACCCCTTCATTTTTTCTCAGGCTAAAGCTCTTCTTGAAGGCAGGGAAAAGCCGGAGATAACAAAGCTAATGCGTGTAGAAGCCATTATCCGACATTTGGATTTGATGATCGAAACCTTCGGGGAGAAAACCGCCTGCACCTTAATGCGCAAGCACACCTGTTCCTACCTCAAGGGAATAGCCAATACGTCACCGATAAAACAGGCTGTTGTGCAGGCTGTAAAGCGTGAGCATTACCTCGACGCTCTCAGCCCACTTGTTGACCTGTGA
- the purD gene encoding phosphoribosylamine--glycine ligase, which produces MRVLVLGSGAKDHAIAWWFSQSRLINGLFVAPGNVGTQSIATNLAIDPSDPKQVYEACSTHGIDFVFVGTEAPLFTGVIDYLNERGIDTFGAPSRALKLEGDRNFSRMFTDRHNIPTPTHALFDDEQKLSEYLKRHEGERFVVKSNAIAPSRVMIDSSDYHSLMEFSKNILATSPIILEEHLNGLPITVTLFLDNKGYLALPTSSDYMKAEEGGLPTGGMGSICPVPLQEEVSQALVDTIIEPTLFGLKAERMAYKGVLTISVIITKRGPILVDYHVRFNDPAAQAFVPLIKTDIVDILNAMKHDTLSSITLEASTKSTVALVVASEGYPEKPIIGKDLEPMPASLMLNTFEGAPRYYFGGVQEIEGKLVTTGGRCVTVVGVGYNIMNANKNAYKGVKHVHFEGAWFRKDIGDRFFEN; this is translated from the coding sequence ATGAGAGTATTAGTGTTAGGTTCCGGAGCCAAAGACCATGCCATTGCATGGTGGTTCTCCCAAAGCCGCCTGATCAACGGATTGTTCGTTGCTCCGGGCAATGTGGGGACGCAGTCCATCGCCACCAATCTTGCTATTGATCCCTCAGACCCCAAGCAGGTCTATGAAGCTTGCAGCACCCATGGGATCGACTTTGTCTTCGTTGGTACTGAAGCCCCCTTGTTCACCGGAGTTATCGATTACCTTAATGAAAGGGGCATCGACACCTTTGGAGCCCCAAGCCGAGCATTGAAACTTGAGGGTGATCGAAACTTCAGCCGTATGTTTACCGACCGGCACAACATCCCCACCCCCACCCATGCTCTCTTCGACGATGAGCAGAAACTTTCTGAATACCTTAAGCGCCATGAGGGTGAGCGATTTGTCGTAAAGAGTAATGCCATTGCACCGAGTCGTGTCATGATTGACTCCTCGGATTACCACTCCTTGATGGAGTTTTCAAAAAACATCCTTGCAACCAGCCCTATCATATTGGAAGAGCACCTCAACGGCCTTCCCATTACTGTCACGTTGTTTTTGGACAACAAAGGCTACCTCGCCCTGCCCACCAGCAGCGATTACATGAAAGCTGAAGAGGGAGGTCTTCCTACAGGAGGTATGGGCTCCATTTGCCCTGTGCCGCTCCAGGAGGAGGTAAGCCAAGCCTTGGTCGATACCATCATCGAGCCCACTCTGTTCGGATTGAAGGCCGAGCGCATGGCCTACAAGGGTGTATTGACGATCAGCGTCATCATCACCAAGCGTGGTCCGATTCTTGTTGACTACCACGTGCGTTTCAACGATCCGGCAGCCCAGGCTTTTGTACCCCTGATCAAAACAGACATTGTCGATATTCTCAATGCAATGAAGCACGATACCCTTTCCTCAATCACCCTCGAAGCATCCACCAAGTCCACGGTAGCTTTGGTTGTCGCCTCCGAAGGCTATCCGGAGAAGCCAATCATCGGCAAGGACCTGGAGCCAATGCCTGCTTCTTTGATGCTCAACACCTTCGAAGGAGCCCCTCGCTATTACTTCGGCGGTGTTCAGGAAATTGAAGGTAAATTGGTCACTACCGGTGGCCGTTGTGTCACAGTTGTCGGTGTCGGCTACAATATCATGAATGCGAATAAGAATGCCTATAAAGGCGTCAAGCATGTACATTTTGAGGGTGCATGGTTCCGCAAGGATATCGGCGACCGTTTCTTCGAGAACTAA
- a CDS encoding putative bifunctional diguanylate cyclase/phosphodiesterase gives MELIVAEIISFFIVAAILIEHRRSQKDSKHPKQDSITSVAFSYLFYLGISIIVHLSMRGYLTLFPWFSRVATLIHMLAIPTYILFWMRAIERRLLHQRTARILERVQVSILTLAAIVTFTDLAFNRLFIFSDAGRFIEGPGLLYMHLLSSLFILIQVISLFSRWRQIPSYIRILFLFSSLFLLLSLIFFQWFRQPYLLGLSSTFMLLLSYLVWQRRELTLDLLTRIPNYTAYYEHLKHIVHTRHETTILMLDIENFRLINERYGNSYGDRFLQLFAAKLSTFTTLGSVYRLFGNRFALILPRQTHNGVVRIVQGIRAITNEGFIIEDVPIVCHINIAIVETPLKTNTLEEIADSLDFTMVKIKERRRVSVIIFNQKLIPLRQRKLDILSVLRKAVRDESMVKVHYQPIIDMQDHHIIAAEALMRIEDERLGMISPGEFIPAAEMAGLISPLTEIIIRKVCTLLKTHEQQTSHLSHISINISADDLNSSEFAHRILDVIEQTRVDARKLSFEVTESVLLSPSDSVQKNWNAFSERGIHFLLDDFGTGYSNLETLVSKPFDFVKLDRSVVSNATNNYELLVLIAGMLKYLGKSMVAEGVETEEQLQMVKGQGIQFVQGYYFSKPVPEAQLLAWLSGNLRINPKV, from the coding sequence ATGGAGTTAATTGTAGCTGAGATTATATCGTTCTTTATTGTAGCTGCCATACTCATCGAACATCGGCGCTCCCAAAAAGATTCCAAACACCCAAAGCAAGACTCCATAACCTCGGTTGCGTTCTCCTATCTGTTCTATCTCGGTATTTCCATCATCGTCCACCTATCCATGCGGGGCTACCTTACACTGTTTCCTTGGTTTTCAAGAGTAGCAACCCTTATACACATGCTGGCCATTCCTACCTATATCCTTTTTTGGATGCGTGCCATCGAACGCCGTCTCCTTCATCAAAGGACGGCACGCATTCTCGAACGGGTACAGGTCAGCATCCTCACCCTGGCTGCTATTGTCACATTTACCGACCTCGCTTTCAACAGACTGTTTATCTTCTCTGATGCCGGAAGATTCATAGAAGGACCCGGCCTGCTGTATATGCACTTACTGAGCAGCTTATTCATTCTTATTCAGGTAATTTCCTTGTTCTCTCGTTGGCGACAAATACCCAGTTACATCCGCATACTGTTTCTCTTCTCGTCCCTCTTTCTGCTTCTCTCCCTCATCTTCTTTCAGTGGTTCCGCCAACCGTATCTCTTAGGTCTCAGCAGCACCTTCATGCTGTTGCTCAGTTACCTGGTTTGGCAAAGAAGAGAACTCACCTTGGATTTGTTGACGAGAATCCCCAACTACACTGCCTACTATGAGCACCTCAAGCATATCGTGCACACCCGTCATGAAACGACGATTCTGATGTTGGATATCGAAAACTTCCGATTGATCAACGAACGCTACGGCAATTCCTATGGGGATCGCTTCCTCCAGCTTTTTGCAGCCAAACTCAGCACATTTACTACACTGGGTTCTGTATATCGGCTATTCGGCAATCGGTTCGCTCTCATTCTTCCACGCCAAACCCATAATGGCGTAGTGCGAATTGTTCAAGGCATCAGAGCCATCACCAATGAAGGGTTTATCATTGAAGACGTGCCTATCGTCTGTCACATCAATATTGCTATTGTCGAGACTCCCCTGAAAACGAATACCTTGGAAGAAATCGCTGACTCACTGGACTTTACCATGGTCAAGATCAAGGAGAGGCGAAGGGTTTCGGTAATCATTTTCAACCAGAAACTGATCCCCTTGCGCCAGAGAAAACTCGATATTCTCTCGGTCCTCAGAAAAGCAGTGAGGGATGAGTCGATGGTGAAGGTCCATTATCAGCCAATCATCGATATGCAGGACCACCATATTATCGCTGCTGAAGCGTTGATGCGCATCGAGGACGAGCGTCTTGGAATGATTTCTCCCGGAGAGTTCATTCCCGCCGCAGAGATGGCAGGCCTCATTTCTCCACTGACAGAGATTATCATACGAAAGGTCTGCACACTGTTGAAAACTCATGAGCAGCAGACATCCCATCTATCTCACATTTCCATCAACATCTCTGCTGATGACTTGAACTCTTCAGAATTTGCCCATCGGATTCTCGACGTCATCGAGCAGACCCGGGTGGATGCAAGAAAACTTAGTTTTGAGGTAACGGAGTCAGTGCTTCTCAGCCCCTCTGATTCCGTACAAAAGAATTGGAATGCCTTTTCTGAACGAGGAATACATTTTCTCCTCGATGATTTCGGTACCGGGTATTCCAATTTGGAGACGCTGGTAAGCAAGCCGTTCGACTTCGTCAAGCTTGACAGAAGCGTGGTTTCGAACGCAACCAACAACTATGAACTACTCGTCCTTATTGCCGGAATGCTGAAATATCTTGGTAAAAGCATGGTCGCCGAAGGAGTGGAGACGGAAGAACAGCTGCAAATGGTGAAGGGACAGGGGATTCAATTCGTACAGGGATACTACTTCTCCAAGCCGGTACCGGAAGCCCAACTTTTGGCATGGCTGTCAGGTAATTTGAGAATCAATCCCAAAGTCTGA
- a CDS encoding DUF6672 family protein: MSITFNRKTWIRLACIVLILVFSVFLFFIGRMHTVLVDNKTVTVNGTEVKALQLVEVQLNKLDGLELAARDRDKFEVTGQTHKVTVIYTDSNWEEHTITRKFTVPLMQDMVMVLVPALVANADADQSVWLQNYAPPTYAITAAQVEESVVTDDLAGLITEL; this comes from the coding sequence ATGAGTATTACCTTCAATCGAAAAACATGGATTCGTCTTGCCTGTATTGTTTTAATTCTTGTATTCTCCGTTTTCCTCTTCTTCATCGGAAGAATGCATACAGTTCTCGTCGACAACAAGACTGTTACGGTCAATGGAACCGAGGTCAAGGCTCTGCAGTTGGTGGAGGTTCAGCTCAACAAGCTTGATGGACTTGAACTAGCCGCCCGCGACCGTGACAAGTTCGAGGTAACCGGCCAGACCCATAAGGTGACCGTAATCTATACGGACTCCAATTGGGAAGAGCACACGATTACCCGAAAGTTTACAGTCCCCTTGATGCAGGACATGGTTATGGTTCTTGTTCCTGCCTTGGTTGCCAATGCAGATGCGGATCAAAGCGTCTGGCTTCAGAACTATGCTCCTCCTACCTATGCTATTACCGCAGCTCAAGTGGAGGAATCAGTAGTAACCGATGACCTGGCCGGCTTGATTACCGAATTGTAA
- a CDS encoding ABC transporter permease, translated as MKLQMTTMQKVLRFMANNTVPILFLVICAFGIPLSGYSANYLLSEIIIRIVRNSFLIVSLLIPILAGMGLNFGMTLGAMAGQIGLIFISDWGIVGIPGMLLAMIISTPISIVLGWWCGKILNMAKGREMVTSYIIGFFMNGIYQLIVLYGMGAIIPIRSNALLLPRGYGIRNTVNLIGIRKSLDDLLTVRLFNIPIPLATFALIAILCLFVLWFKKTKLGQDMRAVGQDMEVARAAGIRVEHTRIISIIISTVFAGFGMIVYMQNIGTLNTYNSHMQIGMFSVAALLVGGATVAKANIRNVFLGVILFHLMFIVSPMAGKNLIGQAQLGEYFRVFVSYGVITISLVLYEVRKKRDENIAGLELAAEQEVKA; from the coding sequence ATGAAACTCCAGATGACTACTATGCAAAAAGTACTTCGTTTTATGGCAAACAATACCGTGCCAATCCTATTCTTGGTGATTTGTGCATTTGGTATTCCTCTCAGTGGATACTCTGCTAATTATTTGCTAAGTGAAATTATTATCCGTATTGTCAGGAACTCCTTTTTGATTGTAAGCCTCCTGATTCCCATTTTGGCGGGCATGGGGCTGAACTTCGGTATGACTCTAGGCGCGATGGCAGGCCAAATCGGCTTGATCTTCATCAGCGACTGGGGCATCGTAGGTATTCCGGGTATGCTGCTGGCGATGATTATTTCCACCCCCATCTCCATTGTGCTGGGGTGGTGGTGCGGTAAAATCCTGAACATGGCCAAAGGCCGTGAGATGGTTACCAGCTATATCATCGGTTTTTTCATGAACGGTATTTATCAGCTGATCGTTCTCTATGGTATGGGAGCCATCATTCCAATCCGTTCAAACGCCTTGTTGCTTCCCCGTGGGTATGGTATTCGCAATACCGTCAACTTGATTGGTATCCGCAAGAGCTTGGATGACCTGTTGACGGTTAGGCTTTTCAATATTCCCATCCCTCTTGCCACCTTTGCTCTCATTGCGATTCTCTGTCTATTTGTGCTTTGGTTCAAGAAAACCAAGCTCGGACAGGATATGCGGGCGGTTGGCCAGGATATGGAGGTTGCACGGGCAGCTGGAATACGCGTTGAGCATACCCGTATTATCTCGATTATCATTTCCACCGTATTTGCCGGCTTTGGCATGATTGTGTACATGCAGAATATTGGAACGCTTAACACCTACAACAGTCATATGCAGATTGGTATGTTCAGTGTGGCGGCCCTTCTTGTAGGTGGCGCAACGGTTGCAAAGGCAAATATCAGAAACGTATTTCTTGGTGTCATTCTGTTCCACCTGATGTTCATTGTTTCTCCGATGGCAGGCAAGAACCTCATCGGACAAGCCCAGCTTGGCGAGTATTTCCGGGTCTTTGTCTCCTATGGCGTCATCACCATCTCACTGGTTCTTTATGAAGTGAGAAAGAAGCGGGACGAGAATATTGCAGGTCTTGAGCTTGCAGCCGAGCAGGAGGTGAAAGCATGA
- a CDS encoding ABC transporter permease subunit — protein MNFEKLTASIKGMVHSFGLPRVIIALFLLVLFILAPFVGVNVGTSLSDTLNRFGMNAVMVLAMVPMIHSGCGLNFGLPLGIIAGLLGATISLQINVPGPFSFVLAILLATPFAVILGWGYGQLLNRVKGGEMMIATYVGFSSVAFMCIMWLLLPFSNPTMVWGFSGSGLRTTISVEGYYLHVLNDLLSIRVSDHLLIPTGMILFFALLAFAIWAFLHTKTGTAMTAVGSNPVFARASGINVDRIRTLSVVMSTWLGAIGILVYQQSFGFIQLYMGPFYMALPAVSAILIGGASVNKASILNVVIGTFLFQGIVTMTPSVMNSMIHTDMSEVIRIVVSNGMILYALTRKTEAVR, from the coding sequence ATGAACTTCGAAAAGCTGACAGCTTCGATCAAGGGCATGGTGCACTCCTTTGGGCTTCCCCGTGTAATCATCGCCTTGTTCTTGTTGGTTCTCTTCATTCTTGCTCCGTTTGTGGGGGTAAATGTAGGAACCAGTCTCTCTGATACGCTCAATCGCTTTGGCATGAACGCAGTCATGGTTTTGGCCATGGTACCGATGATTCATAGTGGTTGCGGGCTGAACTTCGGTCTTCCCCTGGGCATTATTGCAGGCCTTCTTGGTGCAACCATCAGCCTGCAAATCAATGTTCCGGGGCCGTTCTCATTTGTTTTGGCAATCCTGCTTGCCACTCCGTTCGCCGTCATTCTCGGCTGGGGGTACGGGCAGTTGCTCAACCGGGTCAAAGGTGGGGAGATGATGATCGCCACCTATGTTGGATTCTCCAGCGTAGCTTTCATGTGCATCATGTGGCTTCTGCTGCCGTTCAGCAATCCCACCATGGTCTGGGGGTTCAGCGGGTCCGGCCTTCGTACCACCATTTCGGTGGAAGGGTACTACCTGCATGTACTCAACGATTTACTGTCGATTCGGGTTAGTGACCATTTGCTCATTCCTACCGGTATGATTTTGTTCTTTGCTCTTCTTGCCTTTGCCATTTGGGCCTTCCTGCATACCAAAACAGGTACCGCTATGACCGCTGTCGGGTCGAACCCGGTGTTTGCCCGAGCTAGCGGCATCAACGTCGACCGTATCAGGACCTTGAGTGTGGTCATGTCAACCTGGCTCGGGGCAATCGGCATTCTGGTGTATCAGCAAAGCTTCGGATTCATCCAGCTTTATATGGGTCCCTTCTACATGGCCTTGCCGGCAGTTTCGGCAATCCTTATCGGAGGTGCTTCGGTTAATAAGGCTTCGATCCTGAATGTTGTAATCGGTACCTTCTTGTTCCAGGGTATTGTCACCATGACTCCGTCAGTCATGAACTCGATGATTCACACTGACATGAGCGAGGTTATCAGAATTGTGGTTTCAAACGGTATGATCCTCTACGCCCTGACCAGAAAGACGGAGGCAGTACGATGA
- a CDS encoding sugar ABC transporter ATP-binding protein, translating into MNENDAPLLEMRHISKDFFGNQVLSDINFSLKEGEILGLVGENGAGKSTLMKILFGMDEIHQTGGFGGEVLMHGQKVAFSSPIDALAKGIGMVHQEFSLLPDFTATENILLNREPLKYTWLSEVFGERMNLLNRVEMEEISKRAIGRLNVPLDADMVVSQMPVGHKQFTEIARELSKEATEATEGIKLLVLDEPTAVLSEQEADSLLAAMRKLSDAGIAIIFITHRLQEIIDVCDTIMVMRDGKIIKTVPAKGVVITEIARWMVGRDVNTAQRQARNFDYEKSPVILSMENLWVNMPGETVRNVNLEVHKGEILGIGGMAGQGKLGIPNGAMGLFPAGGKITFEGKQIELNNPRNFLDAGMAFVSEDRRGVGLLLDETLEWNVSFTAMQVQEKYLKKYLGGAIKWRDQDAIEEETNSYVKQLEIRCTSTKQKAKELSGGNQQKICLAKAFAVAPKLLFVSEPTRGIDIGAKSLVLKALRKYNEESGTTIVMISSELEELRAICDRIAIISDGKVFGILPASTDSAEFGLLMVGQTSQAQQGGSL; encoded by the coding sequence ATGAATGAGAACGATGCTCCCTTGCTGGAGATGAGACACATCAGCAAGGACTTTTTCGGTAATCAAGTACTCAGCGATATCAATTTCTCCCTGAAAGAAGGGGAGATTTTGGGCCTCGTCGGGGAGAATGGTGCTGGAAAGTCCACCTTGATGAAAATTCTCTTTGGCATGGATGAGATCCATCAAACCGGTGGATTCGGCGGGGAAGTCTTGATGCATGGACAGAAGGTTGCATTTTCTTCCCCCATTGATGCCTTGGCGAAAGGAATTGGCATGGTGCACCAGGAATTTTCCCTGTTGCCGGATTTTACAGCCACAGAAAATATTTTGCTGAATCGTGAACCGCTTAAATACACTTGGCTCAGCGAAGTGTTCGGAGAGCGGATGAATCTCCTCAACCGTGTAGAGATGGAAGAGATCTCCAAGCGTGCCATCGGGCGTCTGAATGTTCCCCTTGACGCCGACATGGTAGTTTCACAGATGCCTGTAGGACATAAGCAGTTCACCGAAATCGCACGAGAACTGAGCAAGGAAGCTACCGAGGCTACAGAAGGAATAAAACTCCTGGTACTCGATGAACCGACCGCGGTACTTTCTGAACAGGAAGCCGACAGTCTGCTTGCTGCCATGCGTAAGCTTAGTGACGCAGGGATAGCCATTATTTTCATTACCCACCGCTTACAGGAAATTATCGATGTCTGTGATACCATCATGGTCATGCGTGACGGTAAGATTATCAAGACCGTTCCTGCCAAAGGTGTTGTGATCACGGAAATCGCACGATGGATGGTCGGTCGTGATGTAAATACCGCTCAGCGGCAAGCTCGAAATTTCGACTATGAGAAGTCCCCGGTAATTCTTTCAATGGAGAACCTGTGGGTGAACATGCCCGGTGAAACGGTCCGGAATGTGAATCTTGAGGTCCATAAGGGTGAGATTCTGGGTATCGGCGGCATGGCTGGCCAAGGAAAGCTCGGCATCCCCAATGGTGCGATGGGGCTGTTCCCTGCCGGTGGGAAGATTACCTTTGAGGGGAAGCAGATTGAGTTGAACAACCCCCGTAATTTTCTGGACGCCGGTATGGCTTTCGTGAGTGAGGATCGTCGTGGTGTTGGCCTGTTGCTCGATGAGACACTGGAATGGAACGTCTCGTTTACAGCGATGCAGGTTCAGGAGAAATATCTTAAGAAGTACCTGGGTGGGGCCATCAAATGGCGTGACCAGGATGCAATCGAAGAAGAAACAAACAGCTATGTAAAGCAGTTGGAAATACGCTGCACCAGCACCAAGCAGAAAGCGAAGGAGCTGAGCGGTGGCAATCAGCAGAAAATCTGCCTTGCAAAGGCATTTGCTGTTGCTCCGAAACTTTTATTTGTCTCCGAGCCCACGCGGGGCATCGACATCGGGGCCAAGAGCCTCGTGCTCAAAGCCCTGAGGAAATACAACGAGGAGAGTGGGACCACCATAGTCATGATATCCAGTGAACTTGAAGAACTTCGAGCGATTTGTGACCGGATCGCAATTATCAGCGACGGTAAGGTGTTTGGCATTCTTCCGGCATCCACCGACAGTGCGGAATTTGGACTGTTGATGGTTGGACAGACAAGTCAAGCGCAACAAGGAGGGAGTCTATGA
- a CDS encoding DUF3798 domain-containing protein, giving the protein MKKTLALVLCILLASGFLFAQGAQETAAAKPAASDFHVGIVTGTVSQSEDDLRGAERLIQEYGSVSTGGIIQHVTYPDNFMDEAETTISVISGLADDPKMKAIIVNQAIPGTTEAFRRVKERRPDIFTIAGEAHEDPGVIQTSADLAVNNDFVARGYLIIRTAHELGCDTFVHISFPRHLSYETMSRRVAIMRATCEELGMKFVLETAPDPTSDVGVAGAQQYILEKVPAWIETYGKKAAFFCTNDAHTEPLLKQLLAYGGYFIEADLPSPLMGYPGALGIDLAAEAGDFAAILKKVEASVVAKGGAGRFGTWAYSYGYTTTAGLGQHAINVLKGESELLKLADIMKAYGKYTAGAKWNGAFYTDVNTGVRARNHILIYQDTYMMGKGYMGNADLIVPEKYFSIK; this is encoded by the coding sequence ATGAAAAAGACGTTAGCTCTTGTTCTTTGCATCCTGCTGGCCTCTGGTTTCTTGTTTGCACAAGGTGCACAAGAGACTGCTGCCGCAAAACCTGCTGCCAGTGACTTCCATGTTGGTATTGTCACCGGTACAGTTTCCCAGTCTGAAGATGACCTGCGTGGTGCTGAACGCCTGATTCAGGAGTACGGTTCTGTTTCCACCGGTGGCATCATCCAGCACGTCACCTATCCTGATAACTTCATGGATGAAGCCGAGACAACCATCAGCGTAATCAGCGGCCTCGCCGACGATCCGAAGATGAAGGCAATCATTGTCAACCAGGCAATTCCTGGAACCACTGAGGCTTTCCGCCGCGTCAAGGAAAGAAGACCCGACATTTTCACCATCGCTGGTGAAGCTCACGAGGACCCGGGCGTAATCCAGACTTCTGCAGACCTTGCTGTCAACAACGACTTCGTGGCCCGTGGCTATCTGATCATCCGCACCGCTCACGAGCTCGGATGTGACACATTCGTACACATCTCCTTCCCCAGACACCTCAGCTATGAGACCATGAGCCGCCGCGTTGCCATCATGCGTGCAACCTGTGAAGAACTTGGTATGAAGTTCGTGCTTGAGACCGCTCCCGATCCGACCTCCGACGTCGGTGTTGCCGGTGCCCAGCAGTACATTCTCGAGAAGGTTCCCGCGTGGATTGAAACCTATGGCAAGAAAGCAGCCTTCTTCTGCACCAACGATGCTCACACCGAGCCCCTGCTCAAGCAACTTCTGGCTTACGGTGGTTACTTCATTGAAGCCGACCTCCCCAGCCCGTTGATGGGCTATCCTGGAGCTCTGGGCATCGACCTTGCTGCTGAGGCTGGCGACTTTGCCGCTATTCTCAAGAAGGTTGAAGCTTCTGTTGTTGCCAAGGGTGGCGCAGGCCGCTTTGGTACCTGGGCTTATTCCTATGGTTACACCACCACCGCCGGCCTCGGCCAGCATGCCATCAACGTACTCAAGGGCGAGAGCGAACTGCTCAAGCTTGCTGACATCATGAAGGCATATGGTAAGTACACCGCTGGCGCAAAGTGGAATGGCGCATTCTACACCGATGTCAACACTGGTGTTCGTGCTCGCAACCACATCCTCATTTATCAGGACACTTACATGATGGGTAAGGGTTACATGGGCAATGCTGACCTCATTGTTCCCGAGAAGTATTTCTCCATCAAATAA
- the rlmB gene encoding 23S rRNA (guanosine(2251)-2'-O)-methyltransferase RlmB: MGEKIIGFHAIEEGLKGAASGSVLYLVRGMGSNTQALERQALLTGKVLVKKIAKVEMDRMVDQADHRGAVLDLMVPGKGSGARIPAMSVKEYCATLKDDDSALVLVLDEITDPQNLGAILRSADQFSVSLVIIPERRSAQANTTVVKVSSGAAQYVPLATVTNMNREIEYLKSQGFWVYGASMSGQAVYKTVFPKRTVLVMGNEGKGIGQLTQKLCDHMVTIPMSGHIDSLNVSVATGILLYEVRRQQATK, translated from the coding sequence ATGGGTGAGAAGATTATTGGCTTTCATGCCATTGAAGAAGGACTAAAAGGAGCAGCCTCAGGGTCTGTTCTCTATCTTGTACGTGGCATGGGAAGCAATACCCAGGCGTTGGAGCGACAAGCTCTGCTTACCGGCAAGGTACTCGTTAAGAAGATTGCAAAGGTTGAGATGGACCGCATGGTCGACCAAGCCGACCATCGGGGAGCGGTACTGGACCTTATGGTGCCCGGCAAGGGATCAGGGGCTCGGATTCCTGCCATGTCGGTGAAGGAATATTGCGCCACCCTCAAGGACGATGATTCGGCTTTGGTTTTGGTACTGGATGAGATTACCGATCCGCAGAACCTTGGTGCGATACTTCGTTCGGCAGACCAATTCTCCGTTTCGTTGGTAATCATTCCCGAACGACGCAGCGCCCAAGCCAATACCACCGTAGTGAAGGTTTCCTCCGGTGCTGCCCAGTACGTGCCATTGGCTACGGTTACCAACATGAATCGTGAAATTGAGTACCTCAAGAGCCAGGGTTTCTGGGTCTACGGTGCATCCATGAGTGGGCAGGCTGTGTATAAGACAGTATTCCCCAAAAGAACCGTGTTGGTAATGGGCAATGAGGGTAAGGGAATCGGGCAGCTAACACAGAAGCTCTGTGACCATATGGTTACGATTCCGATGAGCGGGCATATCGATTCTCTGAATGTATCCGTTGCGACCGGGATTCTGCTCTATGAAGTGAGAAGGCAGCAAGCTACCAAGTAA